AAACGCTTGATCAGCTTGTCGAAAGCCGCGACTGCTTCGGCGTAGTCACCCTTGCGAAACTCGATCCAGCCCTCGTTGAAGTAGGCCAGCGGGACCCATTCCTTGTCATTGGGATACTCGTCGAGCAGGCGACCGAACAGGCTGACGGCCAGTCGATCGTTGTTGCTGATCTGCGCCAAGCGCGCCGCGGTGTAGAGGGCCTGCGGCGCGAGGGAGGAATCCGGCAGGTGTTTGACCAGCAGCAAATACTGCTTGATGGCCTGCGTGTTCGAGATGCGCGAGGCGATCTTGGCCAGGCGGAACCGGAAGGTGCCGTCCCTGTCGTATCCGACTTCGACGGCCTTGTTGTAGAGTCGCCGGGCCTTGTCGGGCTCTCCCATGGCTTCGTAGGTTTTTCCCTTCCAGGAAATGCCACCGATGTATTCGTCGGAAATGGGAATGCCGCGCTCGGGGGATGTTGCGCGTAGCAGTTCGTTGGCTTCATTGAGCGCGGCGTCGAGCTCGCCCGCGCGGTAGAGCTGCTTGACACGCGAGAGCTGTTTGGCCGGCGGCAGCGCAAGCGGACCCAGCCCGAGTTCCTTGCGCAGGGTGGCAATGCTCTCACCGGCTTCCATTGCTTCTTCGGTGCCGGCGTAGTCGGTGTGGAGCAGCTCGAGCATGTCGAGGGCTTCGCGTTTCTTGCCTGCACCGTCGAGCAGGCCGGCGATCATCTCCAGCGCCGGGCCGGGCTTTTCCTTGAACGCCGCGGAATCGAGCCAGTCGCTCAGGACCAGATCGGTGGCCAGTTCCGCGCCGGCGTCGCGATCGGGGTCGGTGCTCACGATTTCAAGAAGCAGGTAGAACGCCTGATCCTTCCAGATGGAATCGGGATAACGCGCCAACAGATCGGTCAGCGCAGTGCGCGCCTTGTCGGGATGTTCGAGTTGCACCTGCGCGCGCGCGGTGTACCAGAGCTGGTAATCGACCAGCCGGTCGTAGTTGAACGAGATCTTCTGGAGGTGCCCCAGCGCCTTTTCGGCATAGCCGTCGCGCAGGGCGAGCACGCCGAGCAGGAACTCCGAGCGATCGGCCTGCAGGTCCGGCTGTTCGAAGCGCGCCTCGCGTGTCTTTTCTTCAAGGATCAGGCGGGCGCTTTCGGGGCGGCCGTGCGCGACGAGCGTGCGTGCGCGATCGTAATCCTCTTCGCCGGTCACTCGTTCGGTGGGAATTTCCAGGTCGCTGGTGGGGAATCGGACTTCGTCGGGAACGCTGGGGGTTTTGTGCGCACACGAAGACCCGACGGCAAATGCCGTGACCGCCATCAGGGAAAGCATCCAGCGCTTGCGCGGCGTGCCCTGACGGGAACAACTTTTGGAGGCAGCCCGCATCATGTGGCGCCCTTGTGCGTACAGCTCTTTCCTCACCAAACTCACTCTCTAGTATTTATCCCAGCCGGGCGGCTTGCAACGTGCGCTGCCTCACGGCGGGGGAAACTGTCACAATCGGGGGTTTCCGAGCCATTCCGGTGGCTTGGCGGGCAGGGGCGTCTTGACAATCGCCGCGCCCGCCGGTACTGAAGTTCAGGTGTATTGATGCACGCCCCGGAAAACCGGGTGCGAAAATTCCCCATCGGGAGGGCGGCCACAGTGAGTGAGAAGCGAAACCGGGGAGGACTTTCCGGACTCCGTTACGACCTGCGCAAGCGCGGGGAGAAGCAGATGAAGGACATGATGAACAAGATGATGACGAACCCCGAGTTCATGAAGGCCGCCGGCAGTGCGATGACCCTGCTCTCGCGGGTCAATCAGGTGCGCGCCAAGGGCGTCAAACCGCTCGACGAAGTGCTTGCCGACCTCGACAAGCAGGTCGAGCGCTTGCAGAAGAAGGCCAACTCACTGGGCGTTCGTCTCGACGAGATCGAGCAGACCCTTCCCGAATAAGCACGATATATTCGAAATGAAAAAGGCCGCCCATCGGGCGGCCTTTTTTTTGTTGCTTGCTTGGGCTTACTGCACGGTGAGGGCGTCGGCCATGGCCAGGCTGCCATCCTCGGCGGGCTGCGCCTTGGTGAGCGCGGCCAGGTAGTTGCGCTGGTAGTACTTGTAGAAGTCCATCACGCGCGTGCGGTAGTTCTCCGGCACGCTGACGCCGTTGGCGAGAATGCCCTTGAGGCGGTAGGGCCCCAGGTTGTAGGCCGCCAGCGCCAGATCGTTGCGCTGGTAGATCTGCTTCATCTCGCTGAGGTAGGCGATGCCGATCTTCACGTTCTTGATGGGATCGGTCAGCGACTGGGGGCCTTCCCATTCGATGCCGATGCGCTCGGCGACGGCCTTGCCCACGAAGGGACGTACCTGCATCAGGCCCAGCGCGCCGACGAAGGATTCGGCGTGGGTATCCCAGTAGCTTTCCTGGCGGATGACCGCGAGGGTGAGCAGGGGGTCGACGCCGCTCAGCCGGCTCTTCACGTAGATGATCTCGGCGAGTTGCGTGCGGGTATCGGCGTCCAGATAGTCGAGCTTCTCGTCGAGCATGGTGCGAACCAGCTCGAACTTGGTGCGCTCGCTCTTGGAGAGAACCGCACCGTGAATCGCCTGCATGGAGGAAAGGCGCTCGCGCGCCGCCTGGCTGACGGCGCGATGGCCGAGCAGTCCGGTCGATTCGGCAAGTATCAGAATCAGCGCCAGCGCAGCGATGCTGATGAGCCCGTAGGCGCGAATCACGCGCTGGGACCAACGGTAGCTGTGATCGGAATGGGCGTTTGAACGGGATCCGGTAATCCGGGCGCTCAATATTTGGAGGACGTTCAACATGTCTTGCTCGTTGCTGTTTGCGGCCCTCTGAGGCGGCCGCGACCCTCGCCCTGCTCCCCTTTCCTACGCACATTTGATGCCGTGGGAGCGATTCGGGACTCAAAAATTCGCCGCATTGCGTCAGCAAAATCGCAAACCTGCTGAAAATACTGGACTTTCATCGGAATAAATCAGCAGTCGGGGTGCGATGTCCGGGCAGGCGAGGTCGCTGAAGTGTCACCCGGAGTTGACGCAGTGTGTAGTAAATCACTGGAATTGCCGCCCAGGTGTCGCCTCAGCTTGTCGGCAACGTGCACCAGATTGGTGCGAAGTGCGGCAATTCCACCCTGAAATGAGAGGCTGAGGGCCTCGGCTTCATCGATGCCCATCAGTGCGGCGTCGGTCATCTGATCCAGACGGCACTGCAGTTCCTCAGCGAGGGCGGCGGTGTTTTCCCGCGCGGCCTCGAAAATCCTCAGGGGTTGTGTGCTGGTGGTGTTCATGGCGCAAAAACCAAACCGGGGAGGGGTCCTCGGGAGGACCGGCCTCCCCGGCTCGGGATCGATGCTGCGTCCCTTAGGCGTTGGCGCCCTGGGACTTCGTGGTGCGCTTGCGGGTGCCGGCCTTGGCGCTGGTGGCAAGCTTGTTGACCTTGCGGGCCAGCTTCTCGACGCGGTCGCTCAGGTCCTCGAGCTGACCGGCAGTCGGGAGGCCGATGGCGTTGACGACGCGCTCAACGCGCTCGGAAACCTGGTCTTCGAGATCTTCGCGCGAGTCACGGACGCGATCGAGCAGCGACTCAAGGCGCTCACGGCCCGGCTCGAAGCGCTCCATGCTCTCGTCGACGAGGCGACGAAGCTCGTCCTCGACACGGGTGAGCGCCTGCTGGGCGGTCTCAAGGCGCGTACGCGCGAATTCGTTGATGGCATCGACTTGTTTTTCCAACATCTTAATCTTTCCCTCTGCTTCTCTGTGAGAGTTTCACTTCCCCATTTTCCGGGGGGTTCTGTTCTGAAACTGGGCGGCCT
Above is a genomic segment from Chrysiogenia bacterium containing:
- a CDS encoding phasin family protein; its protein translation is MLEKQVDAINEFARTRLETAQQALTRVEDELRRLVDESMERFEPGRERLESLLDRVRDSREDLEDQVSERVERVVNAIGLPTAGQLEDLSDRVEKLARKVNKLATSAKAGTRKRTTKSQGANA
- a CDS encoding transglycosylase SLT domain-containing protein, with the protein product MAVTAFAVGSSCAHKTPSVPDEVRFPTSDLEIPTERVTGEEDYDRARTLVAHGRPESARLILEEKTREARFEQPDLQADRSEFLLGVLALRDGYAEKALGHLQKISFNYDRLVDYQLWYTARAQVQLEHPDKARTALTDLLARYPDSIWKDQAFYLLLEIVSTDPDRDAGAELATDLVLSDWLDSAAFKEKPGPALEMIAGLLDGAGKKREALDMLELLHTDYAGTEEAMEAGESIATLRKELGLGPLALPPAKQLSRVKQLYRAGELDAALNEANELLRATSPERGIPISDEYIGGISWKGKTYEAMGEPDKARRLYNKAVEVGYDRDGTFRFRLAKIASRISNTQAIKQYLLLVKHLPDSSLAPQALYTAARLAQISNNDRLAVSLFGRLLDEYPNDKEWVPLAYFNEGWIEFRKGDYAEAVAAFDKLIKRFPDSDEYLRAIYWAGRAAAMANDQPTARNHMELLLSERPASYYGMLARMWMEKRSFDSMLVALSERESGIERTLPERHVVDESEAWLTAQVDRYQWEMPGAVKNAGELIALGLLREAEDELSRAADANKGKDAWRALVPLFERAGAWRSAQRLAFRIDGGRPPVVAEDNRDHWEVLYPLGFSTFVDQYAHRNGIDPHLVLSIIREESHFDPQITSWADARGLMQIIPPTGEQIASAHRMRDFDPERLYDPETNIRFGTYYLAKLVRRFGGNPVMAIASYNGGPHNVEKWKKRNGHLDLDIFVEEIPFHETRNYVKKVYRSWGLYRTLYGGENLAARFKESTETASNR
- a CDS encoding transglycosylase SLT domain-containing protein, which encodes MLNVLQILSARITGSRSNAHSDHSYRWSQRVIRAYGLISIAALALILILAESTGLLGHRAVSQAARERLSSMQAIHGAVLSKSERTKFELVRTMLDEKLDYLDADTRTQLAEIIYVKSRLSGVDPLLTLAVIRQESYWDTHAESFVGALGLMQVRPFVGKAVAERIGIEWEGPQSLTDPIKNVKIGIAYLSEMKQIYQRNDLALAAYNLGPYRLKGILANGVSVPENYRTRVMDFYKYYQRNYLAALTKAQPAEDGSLAMADALTVQ